From Bifidobacterium longum subsp. longum JCM 1217, one genomic window encodes:
- the smc gene encoding chromosome segregation protein SMC — protein sequence MYLKELTLRGFKSFASVTTLRFEPGITAVVGPNGSGKSNIVDALIWVMGEQGAKNLRGTSMEDVIFAGTSSRPPLGRAQVSLTIDNSDHTLDIDYTEVTISRTIFRNGGSEYAINGSQCRLLDIQELLSDTGLGQQMHVIVGQGRLDAILKADPSGHRAFIEEAAGILKHRKRKERALRKLANTETNLSRLDDLLGEIHRQLGPLGRQARISRRADAIQISVRDAQARLYAEDAQRSMSRRDTVRQELGAVRNQLAVAQRELAQVKVRIEQVEALSSESSPAIAKANQYWHEFSQTRERLNALAQLAEERSRSLAGQIVTNFGEDPGMLVKRAEELESQAAAQTKAVADARIALDKATEERADDEKKLASVRQTLTELRKTAQERDAQIARLRELIAREESAVQLATSRAKDYASQRDSLTSQRDDAQQQLDALRSEADSIADDDGAALDAARATLAECRERLNERADKQREIQSKIISLKSKADALADTLDSRNASGSLERDTDVASLGRLTDFIHVAEGWGEAVAHALDQYASAIVVPAAGNMLHALERAREDKLGKAVVLTASIAGDPATEPGTESEESSAENAGAAPQSGNALAALVTANPDAENPAQAEAVVRTVRLLLADVAAAGTADEAQQIVAFGEAMRAVTKNGETFTHGVAAVGGSSISQSDLSLAARRDKALAQVKQLTAQDGGMAEQVAEAKTKRDEAARLVDQESAKRTEARLKAQQAEKSLKSATDRVASFTRQLEQLDRKITETQENCNEHQLKLDDLNRALASARQSTAEHADFDELDERERTLERGLNLTREHEVAAKIAWTEASRKGESLSRQAGLLRDNAKEAAERRARIEALNDRRREQAAHLQGVADDARAVAAMVEHTLHDVAAKRDELQAAASSHDEELKALRAQRNQIEPKVTDLTGREHALDVNRERLAAESGQLMQKVSDELGLTLEELVGDYGPEQPVPVLDDEGNPVPLDETEAEAGTEEGETGGEAGTNGDSALFKTVPYNRQEQKKRLDKARRDLAALGKINPLATEEFEALEERNKYLNDQRNDVVKSRDDLMQLIKDLDSTMVQVFKSAFDDTAEAFEQMFATLFPGGTGRLRLENPEDMLTTGVLVEASPAGKRVKQLSLLSGGERSLTALALLFAIFTARPSPFYVMDEVEAALDDVNLTRLINAFNELRAHAQLIIITHQQRTMSIADALYGVTMRADGVTAVVSQKLER from the coding sequence ATGTATCTCAAGGAACTCACCCTCCGCGGATTCAAATCCTTCGCCTCCGTCACCACGCTGCGCTTCGAGCCCGGCATCACGGCGGTGGTCGGCCCCAACGGTTCGGGCAAGTCGAACATCGTCGACGCCCTGATCTGGGTAATGGGTGAGCAGGGCGCCAAAAACCTGCGCGGCACTTCGATGGAGGACGTGATTTTCGCAGGCACGTCCTCCCGCCCGCCATTAGGCCGTGCACAGGTGAGCCTGACCATCGATAATTCCGATCACACGCTCGATATCGATTACACGGAAGTCACCATCTCCCGCACCATCTTCCGCAACGGAGGCTCCGAATACGCGATCAACGGCTCGCAATGCCGCCTGCTCGACATTCAGGAACTCCTCTCCGATACCGGTCTTGGCCAGCAGATGCATGTGATCGTAGGCCAGGGACGATTGGATGCGATTCTGAAGGCCGACCCGTCCGGCCACCGTGCGTTCATCGAAGAGGCCGCCGGCATCCTGAAGCACCGCAAGCGCAAGGAACGCGCGTTGCGCAAGCTGGCCAATACCGAAACGAACCTGAGCCGACTCGACGATTTGCTGGGGGAGATTCACCGCCAACTCGGCCCCCTCGGACGCCAGGCACGTATCTCCCGGCGCGCCGACGCGATTCAGATATCCGTACGCGACGCCCAAGCCCGCCTGTACGCCGAAGACGCTCAACGCTCGATGAGCCGTCGCGACACGGTACGTCAAGAGCTTGGCGCTGTGCGTAACCAGCTGGCCGTCGCCCAACGTGAACTCGCCCAAGTCAAAGTACGCATCGAACAGGTCGAGGCGTTGAGCTCCGAATCCAGTCCGGCCATCGCCAAGGCCAACCAATACTGGCATGAATTCTCGCAGACCCGTGAACGACTGAACGCGCTCGCCCAGTTGGCCGAAGAGCGCAGCCGGTCACTCGCCGGCCAGATCGTCACCAACTTCGGTGAGGATCCCGGCATGCTTGTCAAACGAGCCGAGGAACTGGAGTCTCAGGCAGCGGCACAAACCAAGGCCGTGGCCGATGCGCGCATCGCACTCGACAAGGCCACCGAGGAACGCGCCGACGACGAGAAAAAGCTTGCCTCAGTCCGCCAGACCTTGACGGAACTGCGCAAAACCGCACAGGAACGCGATGCGCAAATCGCCCGACTGCGCGAACTCATCGCCCGCGAGGAATCCGCCGTACAACTGGCGACCAGCCGCGCCAAGGATTACGCCTCCCAACGCGACTCGCTGACTTCCCAGCGCGACGATGCCCAGCAACAGCTGGACGCATTGCGCAGCGAAGCGGACTCCATTGCCGACGATGACGGTGCCGCATTGGACGCCGCACGTGCAACGCTCGCCGAATGCCGCGAACGACTGAATGAACGCGCCGATAAGCAGCGCGAGATACAGTCCAAGATCATCTCGCTCAAATCCAAGGCCGATGCGCTTGCCGACACGCTAGACAGCCGCAATGCCTCCGGATCGTTGGAGCGCGATACGGACGTGGCCTCGCTTGGCCGACTCACCGACTTCATCCATGTGGCCGAAGGCTGGGGAGAAGCCGTGGCCCACGCGCTCGACCAGTATGCCAGCGCCATCGTGGTACCCGCGGCAGGCAACATGTTGCACGCCCTCGAACGCGCTCGGGAAGATAAGCTCGGCAAAGCCGTGGTGCTGACCGCGAGCATTGCCGGCGATCCCGCCACAGAGCCGGGCACGGAGTCGGAGGAGAGTAGCGCCGAGAACGCGGGGGCCGCTCCGCAATCGGGCAACGCGCTGGCAGCACTCGTCACCGCGAACCCGGATGCCGAGAACCCGGCACAGGCCGAAGCGGTCGTGCGCACCGTGCGTCTCCTGCTGGCTGATGTAGCCGCGGCCGGCACCGCCGACGAAGCCCAACAGATTGTGGCATTCGGCGAAGCCATGCGGGCCGTCACCAAGAACGGCGAGACCTTCACACACGGCGTGGCGGCGGTCGGCGGCTCTTCAATCTCTCAATCGGACCTGTCTCTGGCCGCCCGCCGAGACAAAGCATTGGCACAGGTCAAACAGTTGACCGCCCAAGACGGCGGAATGGCTGAGCAAGTGGCCGAGGCCAAAACCAAGCGCGATGAAGCGGCTCGACTCGTCGACCAGGAATCCGCCAAACGCACCGAAGCCCGGCTCAAAGCCCAGCAGGCGGAGAAATCTCTGAAATCCGCCACAGATCGCGTCGCATCGTTCACCCGTCAGCTCGAGCAGCTGGATAGGAAAATCACCGAGACCCAAGAGAATTGCAACGAGCATCAGCTCAAGCTTGACGACCTCAATCGCGCTTTGGCATCGGCCCGGCAATCCACAGCGGAACATGCCGATTTCGACGAACTCGATGAACGCGAACGTACGCTGGAGCGCGGACTGAACCTGACTCGCGAGCATGAGGTCGCCGCGAAAATCGCGTGGACCGAGGCAAGCCGCAAAGGGGAGTCCCTGAGCCGACAGGCCGGGCTGCTGCGGGACAACGCCAAAGAAGCCGCCGAACGCCGCGCCCGCATCGAGGCGTTGAACGATCGCAGACGCGAGCAGGCCGCACACCTGCAAGGCGTGGCCGATGACGCGCGAGCAGTGGCCGCCATGGTAGAGCATACGCTGCATGACGTGGCCGCCAAACGAGACGAGCTGCAGGCCGCCGCCTCCAGCCATGACGAGGAACTCAAGGCCCTGCGCGCGCAGCGCAACCAGATCGAGCCCAAGGTCACCGATCTGACCGGGCGCGAACATGCCTTGGATGTAAACCGCGAACGGTTGGCCGCCGAATCCGGGCAGCTCATGCAGAAAGTGTCCGACGAACTCGGTCTCACTTTGGAGGAATTGGTTGGTGATTACGGCCCCGAACAGCCGGTGCCCGTGCTGGATGATGAGGGCAACCCTGTGCCGTTGGATGAGACGGAAGCTGAGGCTGGGACCGAAGAGGGAGAAACCGGGGGAGAGGCCGGCACCAACGGCGATTCCGCCCTCTTTAAGACCGTGCCGTATAACCGTCAGGAGCAGAAGAAGCGTCTCGATAAGGCTCGCCGCGATCTGGCCGCACTCGGCAAGATCAACCCTTTGGCCACCGAGGAATTCGAAGCGCTTGAGGAGCGGAACAAGTATCTCAATGATCAGCGCAACGATGTGGTCAAATCACGTGACGATTTGATGCAGCTCATCAAGGATCTCGATTCCACGATGGTCCAGGTGTTCAAATCCGCGTTCGACGATACCGCCGAGGCGTTCGAGCAGATGTTCGCCACGCTGTTCCCAGGCGGCACCGGGCGACTGCGCCTGGAAAACCCGGAAGACATGCTCACCACCGGCGTACTGGTCGAGGCCAGCCCGGCCGGCAAGCGCGTCAAACAGCTGAGCCTCCTGTCCGGCGGCGAACGTTCGCTGACCGCGCTGGCGCTGCTGTTCGCGATTTTCACCGCCCGCCCCAGCCCGTTCTATGTGATGGACGAGGTCGAGGCCGCGTTGGACGACGTGAACCTGACCCGTTTGATTAATGCGTTCAATGAGTTACGCGCCCATGCGCAGCTCATCATCATTACGCACCAGCAACGCACCATGTCGATTGCCGACGCGCTTTACGGCGTAACCATGAGAGCCGACGGCGTAACAGCCGTGGTGAGTCAAAAACTCGAACGATAA
- a CDS encoding lipid II:glycine glycyltransferase FemX — translation MITLEKVDGATLEAEAEKAGITLPIEQTKVWSGFQADIDGRTPWGDYLIKRDGELVAVISFIDFETHGYHYLRSMHGPAWAAKPTEAEEREVVDAIVDTVKKADKNIAFLRIDTWFADGTEKVLSTVPYDQTVVIDVTGGDDEILARMKRRGRRDVRKSLRECPAEVADETDKALADFSEYYDVMVETGQRDGFTPAPMSDYSDMIGALGADHCRVFAARIEDRVVAWSIVTVNGTHAVRYYAGMRNEVMRLHVTDKLLYSECCILGSQGITEYDLMGIGSDFAPSLKGLNEFKCKFTEEITPVAPARDVPIKKVFYKTLQTVQGVRKALR, via the coding sequence ATGATCACGTTGGAGAAAGTTGACGGAGCCACACTGGAAGCCGAAGCCGAGAAGGCCGGCATCACATTGCCCATCGAACAGACCAAGGTTTGGTCTGGTTTTCAGGCGGATATCGACGGACGCACGCCATGGGGCGATTATCTGATCAAGCGTGATGGTGAATTGGTCGCCGTGATCTCCTTTATCGATTTTGAGACGCACGGTTATCATTATCTGCGCTCGATGCATGGGCCGGCGTGGGCTGCCAAGCCCACCGAAGCTGAGGAGCGCGAGGTCGTCGACGCCATCGTGGACACCGTCAAGAAGGCCGACAAGAACATCGCGTTCCTGCGTATCGACACCTGGTTCGCCGATGGTACGGAGAAGGTGCTCTCCACAGTGCCGTACGACCAGACCGTGGTCATCGACGTCACCGGTGGCGATGATGAGATTCTGGCTCGGATGAAGCGTCGTGGACGCCGTGACGTGCGCAAGTCTCTGCGTGAGTGCCCGGCCGAGGTTGCCGATGAGACGGATAAGGCGCTGGCCGATTTCTCCGAATATTACGATGTGATGGTCGAGACCGGCCAGCGCGATGGATTCACGCCTGCTCCGATGAGCGACTACTCCGATATGATCGGCGCGTTGGGTGCCGATCATTGCCGTGTGTTCGCCGCACGTATTGAAGACCGTGTGGTGGCATGGTCGATTGTCACCGTGAATGGCACACATGCGGTGCGCTACTATGCCGGCATGCGCAACGAGGTTATGCGTCTGCATGTGACCGACAAGCTGCTGTATTCCGAATGCTGCATCCTGGGCTCGCAGGGTATTACTGAATACGATCTCATGGGCATCGGCTCCGATTTCGCGCCGTCTCTCAAGGGCCTTAACGAGTTCAAATGCAAGTTCACCGAGGAAATCACCCCGGTGGCCCCCGCCCGCGACGTACCCATCAAGAAGGTCTTCTACAAGACGCTGCAGACTGTACAGGGCGTGCGCAAGGCATTGCGCTAA
- a CDS encoding aldose 1-epimerase family protein, producing MALKPRTGNQYVISSGEWSAVVTELGASLRELKWRGEDLIVPFDPNKVIPCCNGWVLAPYPNRVTNGQYSFDGEDYQMPIDEFDRQSSLHGYAYRYMWELVDLQESHVTLSWRSPDIAGYPFDITITATYALDENGLTETFTVHNNDSVKAPWAFGIHPWLANGKHATGQAITADNEPCRLELHCDTHVTVDEHLLPTGEEPVSGIFDLRDNPTLEGRGFDDAWTDITNRGEDGSTSAAFTRPDGIKVTLTGDKTINSWQVCTGNEIGEKARQAGVAVEPMTAYADAFRTGKDLVVLEPGDDYTTVVTFHAEQI from the coding sequence ATGGCTTTGAAGCCTCGCACTGGTAACCAATATGTCATCTCGTCCGGCGAATGGAGTGCCGTCGTCACCGAACTGGGTGCCAGCCTGCGCGAGCTGAAGTGGCGCGGCGAAGACCTCATCGTCCCCTTCGACCCGAACAAGGTCATTCCCTGCTGCAACGGCTGGGTGCTGGCACCGTACCCGAACCGAGTGACCAATGGTCAGTATTCTTTCGATGGCGAAGACTACCAGATGCCGATCGACGAGTTCGACCGCCAATCCTCCCTGCACGGCTATGCCTACCGCTACATGTGGGAGCTCGTTGATTTGCAGGAATCACACGTGACGCTCTCCTGGCGCTCCCCCGACATCGCCGGCTACCCGTTTGATATCACCATCACCGCCACTTATGCACTTGACGAGAACGGTCTCACGGAAACCTTCACCGTGCACAACAACGACAGCGTGAAGGCACCGTGGGCATTTGGCATCCACCCGTGGCTGGCCAACGGCAAGCACGCCACCGGTCAGGCCATTACCGCCGACAACGAGCCCTGCCGTCTTGAGCTGCACTGCGACACCCACGTGACCGTAGACGAACACCTGCTGCCCACCGGCGAAGAGCCGGTTTCCGGCATCTTCGACCTGCGCGATAACCCCACGCTGGAGGGACGTGGCTTCGACGATGCCTGGACCGATATCACCAACCGCGGTGAAGATGGCAGCACTTCCGCCGCGTTCACCCGCCCCGACGGCATCAAGGTCACGCTGACCGGCGACAAGACCATCAACTCCTGGCAGGTGTGCACCGGCAACGAAATCGGCGAGAAGGCTCGTCAGGCCGGCGTGGCCGTCGAACCGATGACCGCCTACGCCGACGCCTTCCGCACCGGCAAGGATCTGGTTGTGCTCGAGCCGGGCGATGACTACACCACCGTGGTCACCTTCCACGCCGAACAAATCTGA
- a CDS encoding 50S ribosomal protein bL37, with protein MGMRGRKRKDRRKKAANHGKRPNA; from the coding sequence ATGGGCATGCGCGGACGTAAGCGCAAGGATCGTCGTAAGAAGGCCGCCAACCACGGCAAGCGTCCTAACGCCTGA
- a CDS encoding UDP-N-acetylmuramoyl-L-alanyl-D-glutamate--2,6-diaminopimelate ligase: protein MALTLASAADLLKEHHLLREIIQGDVWTDDPARIASADEPFAGITYDTRKVTQGTLLCCKGRFKAEYLNGIDEAGLAAYVAETEYSAATAAPGLIVNDARKAMSLLSAAFYGYPQNELTVIGVTGTKGKTTTSYFTQALINAVSGGKAALFSSVDNCLDGHTYVESDLTTPESMDAFRMMREAADNGMEYLVMEVSSQAYKVDRVYGLTFDVAAFLNISPDHISPIEHPTFEDYLYCKRQIIANAKSLVLGADSLHADLLREDAAAAGIGATTFALHDADNAGTSADVVAWPADTAHASFHIADGDQTLGDYHLSIDGDFNYLNAAAAIAIAHAAGVSLDDADALHAIESVRIAGRMEQFRDPQSNTLAIVDYAHNYASVTALLDFVYERWGEENPRITLVTGSAGNKAYDRRKEIVEAAENRIANFIFTAEDTDTEPFIDICMEMQGYITNKDVASTVISDRPTAITNAIYDARAHADRFNILLIIGKGNERWIKDHHKHVPFDGDDHVVERMFGL, encoded by the coding sequence ATGGCTTTGACTTTGGCTTCGGCCGCTGACCTGCTCAAGGAACACCATCTGCTGCGTGAAATCATCCAAGGGGATGTCTGGACCGACGACCCGGCCCGTATCGCTTCGGCGGATGAACCGTTCGCCGGCATCACCTACGACACCCGCAAGGTCACGCAGGGCACCCTGCTGTGCTGCAAGGGCCGATTCAAGGCCGAGTATCTGAACGGCATCGACGAAGCCGGCCTGGCCGCATACGTGGCCGAAACCGAGTACTCAGCCGCAACCGCCGCCCCCGGCCTGATCGTCAACGACGCACGCAAGGCGATGAGCCTGCTGTCCGCCGCGTTCTACGGATATCCGCAGAACGAGCTCACGGTCATCGGCGTCACCGGCACCAAGGGCAAGACGACCACCTCGTACTTCACGCAGGCGCTTATCAACGCCGTCTCCGGTGGCAAGGCCGCATTGTTCTCCTCGGTCGATAATTGCCTTGACGGCCACACCTACGTCGAGTCCGATCTGACCACGCCCGAATCGATGGACGCCTTCCGCATGATGCGCGAGGCGGCCGATAACGGCATGGAGTATCTGGTGATGGAGGTCTCCTCCCAGGCGTACAAGGTGGACCGCGTCTATGGCCTGACTTTCGATGTGGCCGCGTTCCTGAACATCTCCCCCGACCACATCAGCCCGATCGAACACCCCACGTTCGAGGATTACCTGTATTGCAAGCGCCAGATCATCGCCAACGCGAAGTCGCTGGTACTCGGCGCGGACAGTCTGCACGCCGATCTGTTGCGGGAGGACGCGGCGGCAGCCGGCATCGGCGCAACCACCTTCGCCCTGCATGACGCGGATAATGCCGGCACCAGTGCGGACGTCGTCGCCTGGCCCGCCGACACGGCGCACGCCTCCTTCCACATCGCCGACGGAGATCAGACCCTTGGCGACTACCATCTGTCCATCGATGGCGACTTCAACTACCTCAATGCGGCGGCGGCCATCGCCATCGCCCATGCGGCTGGCGTATCGCTCGATGACGCCGACGCACTGCACGCCATCGAATCCGTACGTATCGCCGGCCGTATGGAACAGTTCCGCGACCCGCAGTCGAACACGCTCGCCATCGTCGATTATGCGCACAACTACGCATCCGTCACCGCGCTGCTTGACTTCGTCTACGAGCGTTGGGGCGAGGAAAACCCGCGTATCACGCTGGTGACCGGATCGGCCGGCAACAAGGCCTACGATCGCCGTAAGGAAATCGTCGAGGCTGCCGAGAACCGCATCGCGAACTTCATTTTCACCGCCGAAGATACGGACACCGAGCCGTTCATCGACATCTGCATGGAAATGCAAGGCTACATCACGAACAAGGATGTGGCCTCCACGGTGATTTCCGACCGTCCGACGGCCATCACCAACGCCATTTACGATGCCCGTGCGCACGCCGACCGATTCAACATCCTGCTGATTATCGGCAAGGGCAACGAGCGTTGGATCAAGGACCATCACAAGCATGTGCCGTTCGACGGCGACGATCACGTCGTCGAACGCATGTTTGGCTTGTGA
- a CDS encoding bifunctional folylpolyglutamate synthase/dihydrofolate synthase — translation MRDVELDIMSRPPEHNTTNLDLDRMNLMLDILGHPEQSFRVIHITGTNGKGSTARMAEAICRAYGMRTGLYTSPHLEKINERIAIDGQQLSDDDFIDIWDQTKDLVALVDAKMEEQGKPKMSFFEVLTAMAIWKFADTPVDVAIVEVGMGGLWDATNVLNADAAIIGPVDMDHMQWLGDTVEQIATEKAGIIKPNCTAIIGPQPHEEAVMPILAEAAERNHAMLVRDGYEMTASDRMAAVGGQVATLTTPNGTYEGVPIAKFGEHQAHNALAALAASEVVIPVNGPLDGDLVAEALSSVKIPGRIEQIRTSPTIILDGGHNVNAAEALRKAIEESYDFKQLVGVVAMMRDKQVEEYLGVLEPILSSVVVTENSWRERVMPADELEKIAVDVFGRDRVIKEANLPDAIQTAVNMVDAEDELGVGYGHGVLICGSFVTAGDARLMLEEHASPTMRQAMAVHQPAVDPDDSDQPADKAEDEAADNLEDSVSPDDFDVFDVLGLGKEQAGDAGTGTASADTDSTDTASADTDDSADAR, via the coding sequence ATGCGGGACGTCGAACTGGACATCATGAGCCGCCCGCCGGAGCATAACACCACCAATCTGGATCTCGACCGGATGAACCTGATGCTCGACATCCTGGGCCACCCGGAGCAGTCGTTCCGCGTGATTCATATCACCGGCACCAACGGCAAAGGCTCCACCGCACGCATGGCCGAGGCCATCTGCCGCGCCTACGGTATGCGCACCGGCCTGTACACGTCGCCGCATCTGGAGAAGATCAACGAGCGTATCGCCATCGACGGCCAGCAGCTGTCCGATGACGATTTCATCGACATCTGGGACCAGACCAAGGATCTCGTGGCCCTGGTGGACGCCAAGATGGAGGAGCAAGGCAAGCCGAAGATGAGCTTCTTCGAGGTGCTCACCGCCATGGCCATCTGGAAGTTCGCCGACACGCCCGTGGACGTGGCCATCGTCGAGGTCGGCATGGGAGGCCTGTGGGACGCCACCAACGTGCTCAACGCGGATGCGGCCATCATCGGCCCGGTGGACATGGACCACATGCAGTGGCTGGGCGACACCGTCGAACAGATCGCCACCGAGAAGGCCGGCATCATCAAGCCGAACTGCACCGCCATCATCGGCCCGCAGCCGCATGAGGAAGCCGTCATGCCGATTCTCGCCGAAGCCGCCGAACGCAACCACGCCATGCTCGTGCGCGACGGCTACGAAATGACCGCGTCCGACCGTATGGCCGCAGTCGGCGGCCAAGTCGCCACCCTGACCACGCCCAACGGCACTTACGAGGGCGTGCCGATCGCCAAGTTCGGCGAGCATCAGGCCCACAACGCGCTTGCCGCGCTCGCCGCTTCCGAAGTGGTGATTCCGGTCAACGGCCCGCTGGACGGCGACTTGGTGGCCGAGGCGTTGAGCTCGGTCAAGATTCCCGGACGCATCGAACAGATCCGCACCTCACCGACCATCATTCTGGATGGCGGACACAACGTGAATGCCGCCGAAGCCCTGCGCAAGGCCATCGAGGAAAGCTACGACTTCAAGCAGCTGGTCGGTGTGGTCGCCATGATGCGCGACAAGCAGGTCGAGGAATATCTGGGTGTTCTGGAGCCGATCCTGAGCTCCGTGGTGGTCACCGAGAACTCGTGGCGCGAGCGCGTGATGCCGGCCGACGAGCTTGAGAAGATTGCCGTGGACGTGTTCGGCCGTGACCGTGTGATCAAGGAAGCGAACCTGCCTGACGCGATTCAGACCGCCGTCAATATGGTCGATGCCGAGGACGAGCTGGGCGTGGGCTACGGCCACGGCGTGCTTATCTGCGGCAGCTTCGTCACCGCCGGCGACGCACGCCTGATGCTTGAGGAACACGCCAGCCCCACGATGAGGCAGGCTATGGCCGTTCATCAGCCGGCGGTTGACCCGGACGATTCGGATCAGCCGGCAGACAAGGCCGAGGATGAGGCCGCCGACAACCTCGAGGATTCGGTAAGCCCGGACGACTTCGACGTGTTCGACGTCCTCGGCCTCGGTAAGGAACAGGCCGGTGACGCCGGCACCGGCACGGCCAGTGCCGACACCGACAGCACTGACACAGCCAGCGCCGACACCGACGATTCCGCCGACGCCCGGTAA
- a CDS encoding sigma-70 family RNA polymerase sigma factor: protein MAAKRARFEQLAMPAVNALYRQAMRLTNNPDDAQDLVQDTFERGFKAFDSFQPGSNFEAWMTTIERNAYFNQYAKAKRRPQRANDSTGEYDDWDIYDAAEHTSDGLKSAEEEYLDAFAPEEIMAALAKLSPERRQVFIDAAIDGKSYQQVADEQGVKIGTVMSRLNRARTQLKRELASYAKERGYVTGSSAGSPSAKLSENVGRIADSGHNESSEQTVGSNGDTQAVVRHSHATGARTPQQSSKLSGKEI from the coding sequence ATGGCAGCCAAGCGCGCCAGATTCGAGCAGCTCGCCATGCCCGCCGTCAATGCACTGTACCGGCAGGCGATGAGGCTGACCAACAATCCCGATGACGCGCAGGATCTGGTCCAGGACACCTTCGAACGCGGGTTCAAGGCCTTCGACTCATTTCAGCCGGGCTCCAACTTCGAGGCGTGGATGACCACCATCGAGCGCAATGCCTACTTCAACCAGTATGCCAAGGCCAAGCGGCGCCCGCAGCGTGCCAACGACTCCACTGGCGAATACGACGATTGGGACATTTACGATGCCGCCGAACATACGTCGGACGGGCTCAAGTCCGCTGAAGAGGAATATTTGGACGCCTTCGCGCCCGAGGAAATCATGGCCGCGCTCGCCAAACTCTCGCCGGAACGCCGGCAGGTGTTCATCGACGCCGCCATCGACGGCAAGTCCTACCAGCAGGTGGCCGATGAGCAGGGCGTGAAAATCGGCACGGTAATGAGCCGCCTGAATCGCGCCCGCACGCAACTCAAGCGTGAGCTCGCCTCGTATGCGAAAGAGCGCGGGTACGTGACTGGTTCGTCGGCTGGTTCACCATCCGCGAAGTTGAGCGAAAACGTTGGTCGAATCGCCGATTCCGGCCATAATGAAAGTAGTGAACAAACTGTTGGTAGCAATGGCGACACGCAAGCCGTAGTGAGACATAGTCATGCGACTGGCGCCCGCACGCCACAACAGTCAAGCAAGCTTTCGGGAAAGGAGATCTGA